GATGCACTGACACAATCGGAAGCATTTCTTATCAAGTACAAAAACGCAATCATCGGCGGTATTGTTGCTGTAATCATTATTGTAGCAGGTATTATCATGTACAAGAACCTCTATGCTGAACCACGTGAAGAAAAAGCACAGGCAGCCCTCTTCAAAGGACAGGAATACTTTGAGCAGGATGCTTTCGAGCAAGCACTGAACGGTGACAGCATCGGTTTCGCCGGTTTCCTGAAAGTAGCTGACGATTACAGCGGAACAAAAGCTGCTAACCTGGCAAAAGCATACGCAGGTATTTGCTATGCACAACTTGGCAAATATGAAGAAGCAGTGAAGATGCTGGATGACTTTAACGGAAAAGACCAGATGGTTGCTCCCGCAATTCTGGGTGCTGCAGGCAACTGCTACGCACAACTCGGTCAGTTGGATAAAGCAGCTTCCACTTTGTTGTCAGCAGCAGACAAAGCAGACAACAACACATTGAGCCCTATCTTCCTGTTGCAAGCCGGAGAAATCCTGGTGAAACAAGGTAAATTTGACGATGCAGTGAGCGCATATACCAAGATCAAGGACAAATACTTCCAGTCTTACCAAGCTATGGATATCGACAAGTACATCGAACAGGCTAAACTGATGAAAAAATAATATACCTTATTATATATAAGATATCAGGCACGGATTACACAGATTGACACGGACTAAAACAATTATCACAACCGTGAAATCCGTGTAATCTGTGCCTTTTTTCTCACCCCTTCCTAAACTTTCATTTTTTAATTTTTAATTCTCAATTTATTATGGCAACAGCTTATCATAATTTATCCGAATACGATTTTAACTCCGTTCCGAATGCTGAAAATATGAAATTCGGCATTGTCGTATCCGAATGGAACTACAATATTACAGGTGCTTTACTGAAAGGCGCAGTCGAAACATTAAAAAAACATGGAGCAAAAGAAGAAAATATTCTGGTGAAAACTGTTCCGGGAAGTTTTGAACTAACTTTTGGCGCGAACCAAATGATGGAAAATTGCGATATCGATGCAATTATTGCAATTGGTTGCGTAATTAAAGGAGATACTCCACATTTTGATTATGTTTGTATGGGAGCCACTCAAGGAATTACCGAATTAAACGCAACTAGCGATATACCAGTTATTTACGGATTAATTACCACCAATACAATGGAGCAGGCAGAGGATCGTGCCGGTGGCAAGCTAGGTAACAAAGGAGACGAATGTGCAATTTCTGCAATAAAAATGATCGATTTTGTTTGGAGTTTAAATAAATAGTTGTATCTTTGCACCGCAATTGAGAAACAAACTATCTCAAAAGCAAAAAAGGGCAAATACCAGAGTGGCCAAATGGGGCAGACTGTAAATCTGCTGTCTTTCGACTTCGGTGGTTCGAATCCATCTTTGCCCACAAAAATTGCGGAAGTAGCTCAGTTGATAGAGCATTAGCCTTCCAAGCTGAGGGTCGCGGGTTTGAGCCCCGTCTTCCGCTCTCCAAAGAGAATCTGAGAAATTAGATTCTCTTTTTTTTGTTTTACTTTAGACCGCTATGATTATGAAAGATTCTCTGACACAAACTCACGTGCTCCAGTTAGCGCATCCCCCTATCCCTACCGTCCATATAGGAATCATAGGATTGGGCAACCGGGGCTTGCTCACCCTGCAACGTTATCTGCAAATAGAAGGAGTAGAGATCAAAGCCCTTTGTGAAATTAGGGAAGGCAACCTTCACAAAGCACAGCAACAATTAAAAGAGGCGAACCGCCCCGAAGCCATCGGATATACCGGAACAGACGGCTGGAAGAAAATGTGCGAATCAGAAGGCGTGGATTTAGTTTTCATCTGCACCGATTGGCTGATGCATACACCGATGGCTACCTTTGCCATGGAATGCAACAAACACGTAGCCATCGAAGTTCCGGCAGCTATGAGCGTGGAAGAATGCTGGCAACTGGTCGATACGGCAGAGAAAACCCGACGCCACTGCATCATGCTAGAGAACTGCTGCTATGACCCTTTCGCACTGACTACTCTCAATATGGCCCGTCGGGGAATACTCGGAGAGATTATGCACGTAGAAGGCGCCTATATCCACGACCTTCGTTCGATGTATTTTGCCGAAGAAAGCGAAGGCGGCTATCACAACCACTGGGGAAAGAAGTACAGCATTGAACATACCGGCAATCCCTACCCCACTCATGGCCTGGGACCCGCCTGTCAGATTCTCGACATTCATCGTAGCGACCGGATGGAATATCTTGTTTCCATGTCTACCCACCAGGCAGGAATGACCGAATATGCCCGCCGGATGTTTGGCGAGTACTCACCGGAAGCCTGCCAGAAATATCAATTGGGAGATGTCAATACAACCCTTATCCATACGCTTAAGGGAAAAACAATCATGCTTCAATATGACGTATCTACCCCGCGTCCTTACAGTCGCCTGCAAACAGTGTGCGGCACACTAGGTTTTGCACAAAAATATCCGGTTCCATGCATAGCGCTGGATCCGAACGGTGACACACCGCTTACAGAAGAAAGACTGGAGAAAACACTGGCACGCTACAAACACCCTTTCAGCGCGACTATCGGTGAAGAAGCGCACCGTAAAGGGTTGCCCAATGAAATGAATTATGTAATGGACTATCGCCTTATCTATTGCCTGCGTAACGGGCTTCCATTGGATATGGATGTATATGATGCCGCCGAATGGTCATGTATTACAGAATTAAGCGAAAAATCAGTGTTGAATGGAAGCACCCCGATAGCTATACCCGATTTCACTCGGGGAGCATGGAAAACAAAATGAATAAAAGAAGATTCTTTTTTAAAAATTTCAAGGTGAGGTGAATATGCCGTTCTACGGCTTTTTCACCGATCCCGCAGTGAAGGGCAATCTCCCGATAAGTCATATTTTCCTCCCTACTCATCAAAAATATTTCACGCTGTCTTTTAGGCAATACGGCTATCAACCGGTCAATATATTCCTTCAAATCCTCAGCCACCATCCAGTCTTCTTGATTGTACGGCTCTTCATTTTCAATGGAGCGTAGTATCGTCATCTTGAACATATCTTCGCGTATCTTACTACGGACCTTATTAAAAATAATGTTCCGGGTAATAATAAATAAAAAGCCCTCCACCTTCTTGTTACTATCCAACAAATGGCGAGATTCCCAAAACTTCACAAAAACATCCTGTACAATTTCAGAAATACTATCAGAAGAAGTTACATATAGCTTAGTAAAATTATAGACTCTCTGCCAATAGTAATCATATAATGCAGCGAAAGCTATATTATTACCTTTTTTTACTTGCTCTATCAACTCTTCTTCCTTCATATTGTATAAAATCTTGCTGTATACAAAGATAATATTTTTACCGAGAATTACATCTATAAAATACATGAAAAATGCCATAGATTAATACAGCCGTCACAGTTATCAGATAAAACAGCCTTGTACCAATCTATGGCAAAATTTATAACTCCAGTCAACCGGCAACCGGAATCTCAGTCCGTTTTCCTACTGCCGAAACAGCATAAAGTTTATAGCCATCATTCCAGCCACCGGAAAGCGTAAACACATCGGTAGCAGAAGGCGTCGTTTCACCACTGGAAACAAAGACAAGATTATCTGCCTCATCTCTCACCTCATAAACCACTACATTCTGCCAATTTTTTATTGTAATGGTATTGCCGTTTCGGGTTGCACTTGCTCCAGGTATAACCTGTGGCTTGGTCTTGTACAGTTCCCATGTATTATCCGATATATATTCAAGGGCTGTATCCTGTAATTTACTATATCCCAGACTCTCCACTCTCTTCCTCAGTGCATCCACCATGCCTTCAGTCACTTTCAAAGTTTTCGTGTCATAATCTTCAATCAGCCTGTCCACTGGAGTCAGAAATC
This portion of the Bacteroides acidifaciens genome encodes:
- the ribH gene encoding 6,7-dimethyl-8-ribityllumazine synthase — protein: MATAYHNLSEYDFNSVPNAENMKFGIVVSEWNYNITGALLKGAVETLKKHGAKEENILVKTVPGSFELTFGANQMMENCDIDAIIAIGCVIKGDTPHFDYVCMGATQGITELNATSDIPVIYGLITTNTMEQAEDRAGGKLGNKGDECAISAIKMIDFVWSLNK
- a CDS encoding RNA polymerase sigma factor — translated: MKEEELIEQVKKGNNIAFAALYDYYWQRVYNFTKLYVTSSDSISEIVQDVFVKFWESRHLLDSNKKVEGFLFIITRNIIFNKVRSKIREDMFKMTILRSIENEEPYNQEDWMVAEDLKEYIDRLIAVLPKRQREIFLMSREENMTYREIALHCGIGEKAVERHIHLTLKFLKKNLLLFILFSMLPE
- a CDS encoding Gfo/Idh/MocA family protein, whose translation is MKDSLTQTHVLQLAHPPIPTVHIGIIGLGNRGLLTLQRYLQIEGVEIKALCEIREGNLHKAQQQLKEANRPEAIGYTGTDGWKKMCESEGVDLVFICTDWLMHTPMATFAMECNKHVAIEVPAAMSVEECWQLVDTAEKTRRHCIMLENCCYDPFALTTLNMARRGILGEIMHVEGAYIHDLRSMYFAEESEGGYHNHWGKKYSIEHTGNPYPTHGLGPACQILDIHRSDRMEYLVSMSTHQAGMTEYARRMFGEYSPEACQKYQLGDVNTTLIHTLKGKTIMLQYDVSTPRPYSRLQTVCGTLGFAQKYPVPCIALDPNGDTPLTEERLEKTLARYKHPFSATIGEEAHRKGLPNEMNYVMDYRLIYCLRNGLPLDMDVYDAAEWSCITELSEKSVLNGSTPIAIPDFTRGAWKTK
- a CDS encoding tetratricopeptide repeat protein, whose amino-acid sequence is MAEQKNQNEHLNVEDALTQSEAFLIKYKNAIIGGIVAVIIIVAGIIMYKNLYAEPREEKAQAALFKGQEYFEQDAFEQALNGDSIGFAGFLKVADDYSGTKAANLAKAYAGICYAQLGKYEEAVKMLDDFNGKDQMVAPAILGAAGNCYAQLGQLDKAASTLLSAADKADNNTLSPIFLLQAGEILVKQGKFDDAVSAYTKIKDKYFQSYQAMDIDKYIEQAKLMKK